One Limibacillus sp. genomic region harbors:
- the galU gene encoding UTP--glucose-1-phosphate uridylyltransferase GalU, translating to MTKALRKAIFPVGGLGTRFLPATKSMPKEMLPIVDKPLIQYAVEEAKAAGIEEFIFITGRGKGAIEDHFDHSYELQETLAERGKHEMLALTKEMLLEPGQVAYIRQQEPLGLGHAVWCARNVIGDEPFAVLLADDLVKSDTPCLKQMVDLWGEVGGNLVAAMEVPREHTSRYGILDVVEDDGRLARAKGLVEKPKPEDAPSTLSIIGRYILQPAVMKELGSQEAGAGGEIQLTDAMARTLDRVAFNGYRFEGTRYDCGSKAGFVEATLAYASEHEEIRDALPGILSRVTGA from the coding sequence ATGACAAAAGCCCTCCGCAAAGCCATCTTTCCCGTCGGCGGCCTCGGCACCCGTTTCCTGCCCGCCACCAAATCCATGCCCAAGGAAATGCTGCCCATCGTCGACAAGCCGCTGATCCAGTACGCGGTTGAAGAGGCCAAGGCCGCGGGCATTGAGGAGTTCATCTTCATCACGGGCCGAGGCAAGGGGGCGATCGAGGATCACTTCGACCACTCATACGAACTCCAGGAGACCCTGGCCGAGCGCGGCAAGCACGAAATGTTGGCGCTGACCAAGGAGATGCTGTTGGAGCCGGGGCAGGTGGCCTACATCCGCCAGCAAGAGCCGTTGGGCCTGGGCCACGCCGTCTGGTGCGCACGCAACGTGATTGGCGACGAGCCCTTCGCGGTGCTCCTGGCTGACGACCTGGTGAAATCGGACACGCCCTGCCTGAAGCAGATGGTCGATCTCTGGGGCGAGGTTGGCGGGAACCTCGTCGCCGCGATGGAAGTGCCGCGCGAACATACCTCGCGCTACGGCATCCTGGACGTGGTCGAGGACGACGGGCGTCTGGCCCGCGCAAAGGGCCTGGTGGAAAAACCAAAGCCGGAGGATGCGCCCTCCACGCTCTCGATCATCGGGCGTTACATCCTGCAGCCCGCCGTGATGAAAGAACTCGGCTCGCAGGAGGCGGGCGCCGGCGGCGAAATCCAATTGACCGACGCCATGGCTCGCACGCTGGACCGCGTGGCTTTCAACGGCTACCGCTTCGAAGGAACTCGGTATGACTGTGGCTCCAAGGCCGGTTTCGTGGAGGCCACCCTGGCCTACGCCAGCGAGCATGAGGAAATCCGCGATGCGCTGCCCGGGATCCTGTCCCGTGTCACCGGCGCATAG
- a CDS encoding DnaJ domain-containing protein: MVLAYVFLAICLLVGGALLLRWFAQAPPGTIKKTLLWTIGIIALCGVLVMVFLKRYQLALYFAPLLLPFLLQAPSFWRRYKAARGGSKGQSSSVNTRVLRMTLDHDSGLMEGEVLEGPYEGRVLSELSLAELLELWRYCAEADADSLAVLEAYLDRTREEDWRARLDAEDEVASRERRGRQGSESGGGAARSSGTMDREEALAVLGLSEGATESDIKAAHRRLMRQVHPDHGGSDYLAARINEAKAVLLGH, from the coding sequence ATGGTTCTGGCGTACGTCTTCCTCGCGATCTGCCTTTTGGTGGGCGGGGCGCTGCTGCTCCGCTGGTTCGCCCAGGCTCCCCCGGGGACGATCAAGAAGACTCTGCTCTGGACCATCGGCATCATCGCGCTCTGCGGCGTGCTGGTGATGGTCTTCCTGAAGCGCTACCAACTCGCCCTCTACTTCGCGCCCTTGCTTCTTCCCTTCCTGCTACAGGCGCCGTCCTTCTGGCGGCGCTATAAAGCCGCGCGCGGCGGCTCCAAAGGTCAGAGTTCCAGCGTCAACACCCGGGTCCTCCGCATGACCCTGGATCATGACAGCGGCCTTATGGAAGGCGAGGTGCTGGAGGGTCCCTACGAGGGCCGCGTGCTGAGCGAGCTTTCCCTGGCCGAATTATTGGAGCTCTGGCGCTACTGCGCAGAGGCCGATGCGGATTCGCTCGCCGTCCTCGAAGCCTACCTCGACCGCACACGCGAGGAGGATTGGCGCGCGCGTCTAGACGCCGAGGACGAAGTCGCGAGCCGGGAGCGCCGCGGGCGCCAGGGGAGCGAATCGGGTGGCGGCGCAGCGAGGAGCTCAGGCACGATGGACCGTGAAGAGGCGCTGGCCGTGCTGGGGCTTTCCGAGGGCGCAACTGAGTCCGACATCAAGGCTGCTCACCGGCGGCTGATGCGCCAGGTCCATCCCGATCATGGCGGATCCGACTACCTGGCCGCGCGCATCAACGAAGCCAAGGCGGTGCTGCTGGGTCATTAG
- a CDS encoding VWA domain-containing protein, whose protein sequence is MSGKSKLPEGASSKSEVSEFLTKVQTLAPRGEGQGRGRLIFALDATASRQHSWDSAMNIQAEMFDATSKLGGLEVQLAYYRGFGEFKASGWEKDGKGLLRRMTAVHCLAGRTQIAKLLNHALKETDKKRVGALVFIGDAMEEDIDRLGHLAGKLGLKGLPCFLFHEGADPVAQGAFQQIARLSGGACCSFDARSAKELRDLLSAVAVYAAGGRRALSDFSNERGGAVLKLTHQMRS, encoded by the coding sequence ATGAGCGGAAAGTCAAAGCTGCCGGAAGGCGCTTCCAGCAAGTCGGAGGTCTCTGAATTCCTGACCAAGGTGCAAACCCTGGCGCCGCGTGGCGAGGGTCAGGGGCGCGGACGTCTGATCTTCGCGCTCGACGCCACGGCGTCCCGCCAGCATTCCTGGGACAGCGCCATGAACATTCAGGCCGAGATGTTCGACGCCACCTCCAAGCTTGGCGGGCTGGAAGTGCAACTCGCCTACTACCGCGGCTTTGGCGAGTTCAAGGCCAGCGGGTGGGAGAAGGACGGCAAAGGACTGCTGCGCCGCATGACGGCGGTGCACTGCCTGGCCGGGCGCACTCAGATCGCAAAGCTCCTGAACCACGCCCTCAAGGAGACCGACAAGAAACGCGTGGGCGCGCTGGTGTTCATCGGCGACGCCATGGAGGAGGACATCGACCGGCTCGGCCATCTGGCGGGCAAGCTGGGGCTGAAGGGCCTGCCGTGCTTCCTGTTTCACGAGGGCGCCGACCCGGTCGCTCAAGGCGCCTTTCAGCAGATCGCCCGCCTTTCCGGCGGCGCCTGTTGCAGCTTCGACGCGCGCAGCGCCAAGGAGCTGCGCGACCTGCTTTCCGCCGTCGCGGTCTACGCCGCGGGCGGCAGGCGGGCGCTCAGCGATTTCTCGAACGAGCGCGGCGGGGCGGTGCTGAAGCTGACCCACCAGATGCGTTCCTAA
- a CDS encoding division plane positioning ATPase MipZ: protein MDEAAMTKKAGGPQIFVLGNEKGGSGKSTTAIHLAVALLRQGRKVGTIDLDARQGTLSRLVENREAFVKETGLRLPLPRHARVYRSQLPNRDDAEAEERQVMEQVMQSMAGSDAIIIDTPGSDSYLSRLGHMHADILITPLNDSFLDLDVLAKIDREGKRILGPSVYSQMVWEQRQMRARMNLPPVDWIVMRNRLAHLDARNKRTVGRLLGELSRRIGFRLMPGFGERVIFRELFPKGLTLLDLRENGAGVNLTMSHLAARQEVRLLLDELGLAERELEPQTGTG from the coding sequence ATGGACGAAGCGGCCATGACGAAGAAGGCGGGCGGTCCGCAGATTTTCGTCCTAGGCAACGAGAAGGGCGGGTCGGGCAAGTCGACGACCGCCATTCACCTCGCCGTAGCCCTGCTGCGCCAGGGCCGCAAGGTGGGCACCATCGATCTCGACGCCCGGCAGGGCACGCTGTCGCGGCTGGTCGAGAACCGGGAGGCCTTCGTCAAGGAAACCGGCCTTCGCCTGCCCTTGCCGCGCCATGCGCGGGTCTACCGCTCGCAGTTGCCCAACCGCGACGATGCGGAGGCCGAAGAGCGTCAGGTGATGGAGCAGGTCATGCAGTCCATGGCCGGTAGCGACGCCATCATCATCGACACGCCCGGCAGCGACTCCTACCTCTCGCGGCTCGGCCACATGCATGCGGACATCCTGATCACGCCGCTCAACGACTCCTTCCTCGACCTCGACGTGCTCGCCAAGATCGACCGGGAGGGAAAGCGGATCCTGGGCCCCAGCGTTTACAGCCAGATGGTCTGGGAGCAGCGGCAGATGCGCGCACGCATGAACCTTCCCCCGGTTGACTGGATCGTGATGCGCAACCGCCTGGCGCACCTGGACGCGCGCAACAAGCGCACCGTGGGCCGCCTGCTGGGCGAACTCTCCCGCCGAATCGGTTTCCGTTTGATGCCGGGCTTCGGCGAGCGCGTGATCTTCCGCGAGCTTTTCCCCAAGGGCCTGACCCTTCTGGACCTGCGCGAGAATGGGGCGGGCGTGAACCTGACCATGAGCCATCTGGCCGCCCGTCAGGAGGTGCGGCTGCTCCTGGACGAACTCGGTCTGGCCGAGCGTGAGCTGGAGCCACAGACTGGAACCGGCTGA
- a CDS encoding pyrroline-5-carboxylate reductase dimerization domain-containing protein, translating to MVTNLGVVGVGHMTGAMVEGWARLPEGARPRFLLSPRGAKVAARLADTCGAEIMDKNETVVRDSDVVLLGVRPGQVEEAYKGLPWREGQLAISVIAGVGMEALSALVAPARVVRCMPVTACAFAESPVGLFPPDGEAEALLAPLGSVSVVEEESVFDRLAVHGCTYGWLIALVDEIAKWSEEVGLPPEVARRHVAQTFRAAGTTALEDGTRSVQDIYEEIASPGSFTLKGLETLRDGRAFDPWRAALERIRKEYEG from the coding sequence GTGGTGACGAACTTGGGGGTTGTCGGCGTCGGACACATGACAGGGGCCATGGTCGAAGGCTGGGCGCGTCTGCCGGAGGGCGCGCGGCCACGCTTCCTGCTGTCTCCCCGCGGCGCCAAGGTCGCAGCGCGCCTCGCCGATACCTGCGGCGCGGAGATCATGGACAAAAACGAAACGGTCGTGCGCGACAGCGACGTGGTCCTGCTCGGCGTGCGGCCCGGACAGGTCGAGGAGGCCTACAAGGGCCTGCCCTGGCGCGAGGGGCAGCTCGCGATTTCCGTCATCGCGGGGGTCGGTATGGAGGCGCTCTCGGCGCTGGTCGCCCCGGCGCGGGTCGTGCGCTGCATGCCGGTGACCGCCTGCGCCTTCGCGGAGAGCCCGGTGGGGCTCTTCCCGCCGGACGGCGAGGCGGAGGCACTCCTCGCCCCCCTCGGCAGCGTTTCCGTGGTCGAGGAGGAGAGCGTCTTCGACCGCCTGGCGGTCCATGGCTGCACCTACGGATGGCTGATCGCCCTGGTCGACGAGATCGCCAAGTGGAGCGAGGAGGTCGGGCTGCCCCCGGAGGTCGCCCGCCGCCACGTCGCCCAGACCTTCCGGGCCGCGGGCACCACGGCGCTGGAAGACGGCACCCGCTCAGTGCAGGACATCTACGAGGAGATCGCCTCGCCGGGCAGCTTTACGCTCAAGGGGCTGGAAACCCTGCGCGACGGCAGGGCCTTCGACCCCTGGCGCGCCGCGCTGGAGCGCATCCGCAAGGAATACGAAGGCTAG
- a CDS encoding 2-hydroxychromene-2-carboxylate isomerase, whose amino-acid sequence MAKTVDYYLSLVSPWTYLGSKRLKQIVDAKGATLRVKPVSLAMIFPESGGLPLPKRAPQRQAYRLVELERWSKFLNEPIAIHPAYFPADERLAAYCVIATADASEGGEASEACYQLSHAILRAVWAEERNIADEDTLAAILGDCGLDASAILTAAKQPEMEERYKALSKEALEAGVFGSPSYVVEGEIFWGQDRLDFLERAL is encoded by the coding sequence ATGGCCAAGACCGTGGACTACTATCTCTCGCTGGTGTCGCCCTGGACCTACCTGGGCAGCAAGCGCCTGAAGCAGATCGTGGACGCCAAGGGCGCCACCCTGCGGGTCAAGCCGGTGAGCCTCGCCATGATCTTTCCGGAATCGGGTGGCCTCCCGCTGCCCAAGCGGGCCCCGCAGCGCCAGGCCTACCGCCTGGTGGAGCTGGAGCGCTGGTCGAAGTTCTTGAACGAGCCGATCGCGATCCATCCCGCGTACTTCCCGGCCGACGAGCGCTTGGCCGCCTACTGCGTCATCGCGACAGCCGACGCGAGCGAAGGCGGAGAGGCCAGCGAGGCCTGTTATCAGCTTTCCCACGCCATCCTGCGCGCCGTCTGGGCCGAAGAACGCAACATCGCCGATGAGGACACCCTCGCCGCCATTCTCGGCGACTGCGGGCTGGATGCCTCCGCCATCCTTACCGCGGCAAAGCAGCCTGAGATGGAGGAGCGCTACAAGGCGCTCAGCAAGGAAGCGCTGGAGGCCGGCGTGTTCGGATCGCCCTCTTATGTCGTGGAGGGAGAGATCTTCTGGGGTCAGGACCGCCTGGATTTCCTGGAACGCGCGCTCTGA
- a CDS encoding iron-containing alcohol dehydrogenase: MSFDPQSLTANWSYPTQIRFGVGRIAELPRALASLGVKRPLLVTDPGLAELPMVRDALALCEDDGCSAVLFAHIKPNPTGTNLEDGLAVYRENGCDGVIAFGGGSGIDAAKAIAFMSGQTRSVWEFEDRGSNWKAADPEGIAPIVAVPTTAGTGSEVGRASVLVDESDHTKKIIFHPKMLPSIVISDPALTLGLPPKLTAATGMDALAHCLEGYCSPFFHPLSEGIAVEGTRLVKEFLPRATADGQDIEARAHMLIAASMGATAFQKGLGAVHALSHPVGALYDTHHGLTNAVFMPYVLAFNRKAIEPKLERLAAFIGLDQPTFGGFMDWMLSLREQLGIPHRLGDIGVDDARLDEIAAMAVVDPSAGGNPIPLDEQNCREMLEASLEGRVGF; the protein is encoded by the coding sequence ATGAGCTTCGATCCTCAGAGCCTGACCGCCAACTGGAGCTATCCGACCCAAATCCGCTTTGGCGTGGGGCGCATCGCGGAACTGCCGCGCGCGCTCGCCAGCCTCGGCGTGAAGCGCCCGCTGCTGGTTACCGACCCCGGGCTTGCGGAGCTGCCGATGGTTCGCGACGCGCTGGCGCTCTGCGAGGATGACGGCTGCTCGGCCGTGCTCTTCGCGCACATCAAGCCGAACCCAACGGGCACGAACCTGGAAGACGGCCTCGCCGTGTACCGCGAGAACGGCTGCGACGGCGTGATCGCCTTTGGCGGCGGGTCGGGGATCGACGCCGCCAAGGCAATCGCCTTCATGTCCGGCCAGACCCGTTCGGTCTGGGAGTTCGAGGACCGCGGCTCCAACTGGAAGGCGGCGGACCCTGAGGGTATCGCCCCCATCGTGGCGGTGCCCACGACCGCCGGGACCGGCTCGGAAGTCGGCCGCGCCTCCGTCCTGGTGGATGAGAGCGACCACACCAAGAAGATCATCTTCCATCCGAAGATGCTGCCCTCCATCGTGATCTCGGACCCGGCCCTGACCCTGGGTCTGCCGCCCAAGCTGACGGCGGCGACCGGCATGGACGCTTTGGCCCACTGCCTGGAGGGCTATTGCTCGCCCTTCTTCCATCCACTGTCCGAGGGCATCGCCGTTGAGGGCACGCGGCTGGTGAAGGAGTTCCTGCCCCGCGCCACCGCCGACGGTCAGGACATCGAAGCGCGCGCGCACATGCTGATCGCGGCCTCCATGGGCGCCACAGCATTCCAGAAGGGCCTGGGCGCGGTGCACGCGCTCAGCCATCCGGTGGGCGCGCTCTACGACACCCACCACGGCCTGACCAACGCCGTCTTCATGCCCTATGTCCTGGCCTTCAACCGGAAGGCCATCGAACCCAAGCTGGAGCGCCTGGCGGCCTTCATCGGCCTCGACCAGCCGACCTTCGGCGGCTTCATGGACTGGATGCTGTCCCTGCGAGAGCAGCTCGGCATCCCCCACCGCCTCGGCGATATCGGCGTCGACGACGCGCGCCTCGACGAGATCGCGGCCATGGCCGTGGTCGATCCCTCAGCGGGCGGCAATCCCATTCCGCTGGACGAGCAGAACTGCCGCGAAATGCTGGAAGCTTCGCTTGAAGGCCGGGTGGGCTTCTGA
- a CDS encoding Glu/Leu/Phe/Val dehydrogenase dimerization domain-containing protein: MSVFTHPEFDAHEELVFCRDAASGLSAIIAIHNSSRGPALGGCRMWPYASEGEALGDVLRLSRGMTYKSALAGLPFGGGKSVVIGDPRSGKSPALFEALGGFVESLGGRYVVAEDVGISVPDVETMGKRTSHVAGVSAGGSGDPSPATAYGVFHGIKAAVTHRLGASDLKGVRVAVQGLGHVGFELCRLLHEAGAELIVTDLNQEQVTLAKERFGAATAAPDAIVSAEAEVYAPCALGATLNDESIPALKASVVAGSANNQLARREHGFMLKERGILYAPDYVINAGGVINISYETRPGQDKRYDKEAAFAHIAGIGGTLREIFTFAQQQDIATSEAADRLAEQRFTPAGAKKAA, encoded by the coding sequence ATGTCAGTCTTCACGCATCCGGAATTCGACGCTCATGAAGAGCTGGTCTTCTGCCGGGACGCGGCCAGCGGCCTTTCCGCCATCATCGCGATTCACAACAGTTCGCGCGGGCCCGCCCTGGGCGGCTGCCGCATGTGGCCCTACGCCTCGGAAGGCGAGGCGCTGGGCGACGTGCTGCGCCTGTCGCGCGGCATGACCTACAAGTCGGCTTTGGCCGGTCTGCCCTTTGGCGGCGGCAAGTCGGTGGTGATCGGCGATCCCCGCAGCGGCAAGTCGCCCGCGCTGTTCGAGGCGCTGGGCGGTTTCGTAGAGAGCCTGGGCGGGCGCTATGTGGTGGCCGAGGACGTCGGCATCTCCGTGCCCGATGTCGAGACCATGGGCAAGCGCACCAGCCATGTCGCGGGCGTCTCCGCCGGCGGCTCCGGCGATCCTTCGCCCGCCACTGCATATGGCGTCTTCCACGGCATCAAGGCGGCTGTCACCCACCGTCTGGGCGCCAGCGACCTGAAGGGCGTCCGCGTCGCCGTGCAGGGCCTGGGCCACGTCGGTTTCGAGCTCTGCCGCCTGCTGCACGAAGCGGGCGCGGAGCTGATCGTCACCGACCTGAACCAGGAACAGGTAACGCTGGCCAAGGAGCGTTTCGGCGCGGCCACCGCCGCCCCCGACGCCATCGTCTCGGCCGAGGCGGAAGTCTATGCGCCCTGCGCACTGGGCGCGACCTTGAACGACGAGAGCATCCCGGCCCTGAAGGCCAGCGTCGTCGCGGGCTCGGCCAACAACCAGCTGGCCCGGCGCGAGCACGGCTTCATGCTGAAGGAGCGCGGCATCCTCTATGCGCCCGACTACGTCATTAACGCCGGGGGCGTGATCAACATCAGCTACGAGACCCGGCCCGGCCAGGACAAGCGCTACGACAAGGAGGCCGCCTTCGCCCACATCGCGGGCATCGGCGGGACGCTGCGCGAGATATTCACCTTCGCGCAGCAGCAGGATATCGCGACCTCCGAGGCTGCCGACCGCTTGGCCGAACAGCGCTTCACGCCGGCCGGAGCCAAAAAGGCCGCTTGA
- a CDS encoding MarC family protein — translation MIETLIATFITFFVVIDPVGNAPIFAGLTPDATAAERRRLALRGVFIGTLILLVFGIVGQYLFEAMGISIAAFRIAGGILLLLLSIDMVMARQSGLRSTTPGEDEESGHRNDISVFPLAIPLIAGPGSLTSVVLMVTRASGDLVMQAAILGVMLAVLLTLLVTLLLSVQIMKLLGMTGINVISRVAGVILAALALQFIIDGATSLYPPS, via the coding sequence ATGATCGAAACCCTGATCGCCACCTTCATCACCTTTTTCGTGGTCATCGACCCGGTCGGCAACGCGCCGATCTTCGCGGGACTGACCCCGGACGCAACGGCGGCTGAGCGCCGTCGGCTGGCGCTGCGCGGTGTCTTCATCGGCACCTTGATCCTGCTGGTCTTCGGGATCGTCGGCCAATACCTCTTCGAGGCCATGGGCATCAGCATCGCGGCCTTCCGCATCGCTGGCGGCATCCTGCTGCTGCTCCTGTCCATCGACATGGTCATGGCCCGTCAGTCCGGCCTGCGCTCCACCACGCCGGGTGAGGACGAGGAGAGCGGCCATCGCAACGACATCTCGGTCTTCCCCCTGGCGATCCCACTGATCGCCGGGCCCGGCTCCTTGACCTCGGTCGTGCTGATGGTGACGCGCGCCAGCGGCGACCTGGTGATGCAGGCCGCGATCCTGGGCGTCATGCTGGCGGTGCTTCTGACGCTGCTGGTGACCCTGCTGCTCTCGGTCCAGATCATGAAGCTCCTGGGGATGACGGGGATCAACGTAATCAGCCGCGTGGCCGGGGTGATCCTGGCGGCGCTGGCGCTTCAGTTCATCATCGACGGCGCGACCAGCCTCTATCCGCCGAGCTGA
- the recO gene encoding DNA repair protein RecO, with translation MIEWSEEGYLVALRPHGEDAAIIQVLTESRGRVAGLVRGGQGRRLSGVLQLGNRLQASWKARLADQLGSFQVELQQANAARFLSAPDRLAALSAACAVIEQALPEREAHPKCFSGFEVLLEALEGDHWAEVYVHWELAVLADLGFGLDLTSCAVTGETENLAFVSPRSGRAVTREAAGPYKERLLPLPGFLAGRGGGGAQEIAEGLALSGFFLEQNIFHPQDRPLPAARQRLAARFPLNEVERGDDQLGG, from the coding sequence ATGATCGAGTGGAGCGAGGAGGGCTATCTGGTGGCGCTGCGCCCGCATGGCGAGGATGCGGCGATCATTCAGGTGCTGACCGAGAGTCGCGGTCGCGTTGCGGGCTTGGTGCGGGGTGGACAGGGACGCCGCCTCTCCGGCGTGCTGCAACTCGGCAATCGCCTTCAGGCGAGCTGGAAGGCGCGGCTGGCCGACCAGCTCGGCAGTTTTCAGGTGGAGTTGCAGCAGGCGAACGCCGCCCGGTTCCTGAGCGCACCGGACCGTCTGGCGGCCCTAAGCGCGGCCTGCGCCGTGATCGAGCAGGCGCTGCCCGAGCGCGAAGCCCATCCCAAGTGTTTCTCGGGATTCGAGGTGCTGCTGGAGGCGCTCGAAGGCGACCACTGGGCAGAAGTCTACGTTCATTGGGAGCTGGCGGTCCTGGCGGACCTTGGCTTCGGTCTCGACCTGACCTCCTGCGCCGTCACCGGGGAAACCGAGAACCTGGCCTTCGTCAGCCCGCGTTCCGGCCGGGCGGTGACTCGCGAGGCGGCCGGCCCCTATAAGGAGCGGCTCCTGCCCCTGCCGGGTTTTCTCGCCGGGCGCGGCGGAGGAGGGGCGCAGGAGATCGCCGAGGGCCTGGCGCTGAGCGGCTTCTTTCTGGAACAGAACATCTTCCACCCGCAGGACAGGCCGCTGCCGGCGGCGCGCCAGCGTCTGGCGGCGCGCTTCCCGCTGAATGAAGTCGAAAGGGGAGACGATCAGCTCGGCGGATAG
- the era gene encoding GTPase Era: protein MTHCGFVAVIGAPNAGKSTLVNALVGSKVSIVTHKVQTTRNQVRGIVMEGDAQIVLVDTPGIFEPKRRLERAMVRAAWAGAEDADVVMLVYDAARKKLDADTRRIVDQIKKSGRKVVLALNKVDLIRRDKLLELAALFDAEGCFEDIFMISAATGDGLDDLRRYLAGRMREGPWLFPEDQAADMPLRLLASEITREKLFLQLHEELPYNLTVETDNWEDFKDGSAKIQQTIYIGRENQKPIVIGKGGARIRKVREDAQQEMQALLERPIHLFLFVKVRENWIEDPERYRDLGLEFKS, encoded by the coding sequence ATGACCCACTGCGGCTTCGTCGCTGTGATCGGCGCGCCCAACGCCGGCAAGTCGACCCTGGTCAACGCCCTGGTGGGCTCCAAGGTCTCCATCGTCACCCACAAGGTTCAGACCACGCGCAATCAGGTGCGCGGCATCGTCATGGAGGGCGATGCGCAGATCGTGCTTGTGGACACGCCTGGCATCTTCGAGCCCAAGCGCCGCCTGGAGCGCGCCATGGTGCGCGCGGCCTGGGCCGGGGCCGAGGACGCGGACGTTGTGATGCTGGTCTACGACGCGGCGCGCAAGAAGCTGGACGCCGACACCCGGCGCATCGTCGATCAGATCAAGAAGAGCGGACGCAAGGTGGTGCTGGCGCTCAACAAGGTCGATCTGATCCGGCGGGACAAGCTGCTGGAGCTCGCGGCCCTCTTCGACGCCGAGGGATGCTTTGAGGACATCTTCATGATCTCCGCGGCGACCGGTGACGGCCTCGACGATCTGCGGCGCTACCTCGCCGGGCGCATGCGCGAGGGGCCCTGGCTCTTCCCCGAGGATCAGGCCGCGGACATGCCGCTCAGGCTGCTGGCCTCGGAGATCACGCGCGAGAAGCTCTTCCTGCAGCTTCATGAGGAACTGCCCTACAACCTGACGGTCGAGACCGACAACTGGGAAGACTTCAAGGACGGCAGCGCCAAGATCCAGCAGACGATCTACATCGGGCGGGAGAACCAGAAGCCCATCGTGATCGGGAAGGGGGGTGCGCGCATCCGCAAGGTGCGCGAAGACGCCCAGCAGGAGATGCAGGCGCTTCTGGAGCGGCCCATCCACCTCTTCCTCTTCGTCAAGGTGCGCGAGAACTGGATCGAAGACCCCGAGCGCTACCGCGACCTCGGCCTAGAGTTCAAATCGTGA
- the rnc gene encoding ribonuclease III, whose protein sequence is MASNSTDKSGAALDGLAEKLGHRFTDSRSLQRALTHSSASGAAGAQGSYERLEFLGDRVLGLVVADLLLRRFPEESEGSLAKRFAYLVSGEILSQVARDIGLGEFIAFSRGEADAGGSENPAILADVMEAVIAALYRDGGLEAARGFIEPQWRPLVEADLKPPREPKTALQEWAQGQGLPLPRYEEVGRDGPAHDPRFSIRVVIERKGGTLSGEGEGRSKRMAEQAAASALLEQLEKEQAR, encoded by the coding sequence ATGGCATCCAATAGCACCGATAAGAGCGGCGCGGCGCTGGACGGTCTGGCGGAGAAGCTGGGCCATCGCTTCACCGACAGCAGATCCCTCCAGCGCGCCTTGACGCACTCCAGCGCCTCTGGGGCTGCTGGCGCGCAAGGCAGCTACGAGCGCTTGGAGTTTCTGGGCGACCGGGTCTTGGGCCTTGTGGTGGCCGACCTGCTGTTGCGCCGCTTTCCCGAGGAAAGCGAAGGGTCGCTCGCCAAGCGCTTCGCCTATCTGGTCAGCGGGGAGATTCTCTCCCAAGTGGCGCGCGATATCGGTCTTGGCGAGTTCATCGCCTTTTCGCGCGGCGAGGCGGACGCGGGTGGCAGCGAGAACCCGGCCATCCTCGCCGATGTCATGGAGGCGGTGATCGCCGCGCTCTACCGTGACGGCGGTTTGGAGGCCGCGCGGGGCTTCATCGAGCCGCAGTGGCGCCCCCTGGTGGAAGCGGACTTGAAGCCGCCCCGCGAGCCCAAGACGGCGCTTCAGGAATGGGCCCAGGGGCAGGGGCTCCCGCTGCCGCGTTATGAGGAGGTTGGACGGGACGGCCCGGCGCACGACCCGCGCTTTTCGATCCGCGTGGTGATCGAGCGCAAGGGCGGCACCCTTTCCGGCGAGGGTGAAGGCCGCTCCAAGCGCATGGCGGAGCAGGCGGCGGCCAGCGCTCTGCTGGAGCAGCTAGAAAAGGAGCAGGCGCGATGA